A genomic segment from Pseudoalteromonas nigrifaciens encodes:
- a CDS encoding HAD family hydrolase produces the protein MNAKIDLVIFDCDGVVIDSEILSAQVLIDMLAYLTVNIDRGYVQQHFLGCNFKTVSQKIQNAFNVTLPNSFEDDYREALLNEFGSALSTTDGINEVLNNLAVPKCIATSSSPARTAKALDIVNLSNCFSNTIFTSSEVKRGKPAPDLFLHAAKQMGVKPEHCLVIEDSEAGVCAAINANMQVLHYSGGQHMQTAINYVHKAYPNIAHLTHWQQFFTAYPALKSKNI, from the coding sequence ATGAACGCTAAAATTGATTTAGTAATATTTGATTGCGATGGGGTAGTCATCGACAGTGAAATACTCAGCGCTCAAGTGTTGATTGATATGCTTGCGTATTTAACGGTTAACATTGACCGCGGATATGTACAGCAACACTTTTTGGGGTGTAATTTTAAAACCGTAAGTCAAAAAATCCAAAACGCCTTTAATGTCACTTTGCCAAATAGCTTTGAAGATGATTACCGAGAAGCGCTCTTAAACGAGTTTGGTTCAGCGCTCAGTACAACCGATGGCATAAACGAAGTACTTAATAACTTAGCTGTGCCCAAATGTATTGCCACAAGTAGCAGTCCAGCACGTACAGCTAAAGCATTAGATATAGTTAATTTAAGTAACTGTTTTAGCAATACGATATTTACCAGCAGTGAAGTAAAGCGTGGTAAACCCGCCCCCGACTTATTTTTACATGCAGCTAAGCAAATGGGCGTAAAACCAGAGCATTGCTTGGTAATTGAGGACAGCGAAGCTGGCGTATGTGCAGCCATAAATGCCAATATGCAAGTACTGCATTACAGTGGCGGGCAGCACATGCAAACGGCCATTAACTATGTTCATAAAGCGTATCCAAATATTGCTCACTTAACTCATTGGCAGCAGTTTTTTACAGCTTATCCTGCACTTAAAAGTAAAAACATTTAA
- a CDS encoding purine-cytosine permease family protein: MATSPHTHTFKDVNEEQLPVANNKLHGWKHFAGLYAGEHVAATEFVIGATFVALGASTIDILLGLLIGNLLAMCSWWLITAPIAVQTRLSLYNYLNKIAGNSMTKLYNWANVVIFSVISAAMITVSSTAVRFLFDIPAQLDWYPNSFWFVAIVLAVGSIVVFVAMYGFSTVADFSKLCAPWLFVIFIAGSFALFPELSNHVLGSTSLTSFSDFMTIGDSSIWTGTNADGEKGIGLLEVIGFAWAANSITHFGLIDMAIFRFAKRKSYGLFSGVGMFFGHYLAWISAGIMGAGVAVLLKTTISSLDPGDVAYHALGWTGFVIVIIAGWTTANANLYRAGLAAQSIFVNQSRERTTAIVGVVTVIIACFPFVFSQMLPLLTYAGLLVVPVGGIVFAEHVLFPKIGLTRYWAKYKNITRSIPAIASWALALVFGFGLNAIDVMSFYYLFIPTWIFTIVIYTLLAKKYGAGEDYTQEIAAEEQEQRDIKEYQAAEAKDIPKPVIDSSVFTKVLNGISTISLVIIFIFASQVMFFSDTMVMYSANKSQFEIACFICTVIYFVTAYWSLKRHKVLNTAS, encoded by the coding sequence ATGGCAACGAGTCCACACACACACACATTTAAAGATGTAAACGAAGAGCAACTTCCGGTTGCTAATAATAAGCTTCACGGCTGGAAACATTTTGCAGGGCTATACGCTGGTGAACATGTTGCTGCCACTGAATTTGTTATTGGCGCAACCTTTGTTGCATTAGGCGCATCAACCATCGACATTCTATTGGGGTTATTAATAGGTAACCTGTTAGCAATGTGTTCTTGGTGGCTAATTACGGCACCCATTGCAGTACAAACCCGCTTAAGTTTATATAACTACTTAAACAAAATTGCTGGTAACTCAATGACCAAGCTCTATAACTGGGCTAATGTAGTTATTTTTAGTGTTATATCGGCGGCCATGATCACGGTATCCTCCACCGCCGTGCGGTTTTTGTTCGACATACCCGCGCAGCTTGATTGGTATCCAAACAGCTTTTGGTTTGTCGCCATTGTTTTAGCCGTTGGCTCAATTGTTGTATTTGTTGCTATGTATGGCTTTTCAACCGTTGCTGACTTTTCAAAACTGTGTGCGCCCTGGCTATTTGTTATATTTATTGCAGGCTCGTTCGCGTTATTCCCTGAGCTTTCAAACCACGTATTGGGTTCTACCTCTTTAACTAGCTTTAGCGACTTTATGACCATAGGCGACTCCTCCATCTGGACGGGCACCAATGCCGATGGTGAAAAAGGCATTGGCCTATTAGAAGTGATTGGCTTTGCATGGGCTGCTAACTCAATTACTCACTTTGGTTTAATCGACATGGCTATTTTTAGATTTGCTAAACGCAAAAGCTATGGCTTGTTCTCTGGTGTGGGTATGTTTTTTGGTCATTACTTAGCGTGGATCTCTGCCGGTATTATGGGCGCAGGTGTTGCGGTATTACTTAAAACAACCATTTCATCACTTGATCCGGGCGATGTTGCATACCATGCATTAGGTTGGACTGGCTTTGTTATTGTAATTATTGCCGGTTGGACTACAGCTAACGCAAACCTATACCGCGCTGGCCTTGCAGCACAATCTATATTTGTTAATCAGTCACGTGAGCGCACCACCGCCATAGTAGGTGTGGTAACCGTAATTATTGCGTGCTTCCCGTTTGTATTTTCACAAATGCTACCACTACTTACCTACGCCGGTTTATTAGTTGTGCCAGTGGGCGGCATTGTATTTGCCGAGCATGTGTTATTTCCTAAAATTGGCTTAACACGTTACTGGGCTAAATATAAAAATATTACCCGCAGTATCCCTGCTATTGCCTCATGGGCACTTGCACTTGTGTTCGGTTTTGGCTTAAACGCAATTGATGTAATGTCGTTTTACTACTTGTTTATTCCTACCTGGATTTTCACCATCGTTATTTACACACTTTTAGCTAAAAAATACGGTGCCGGTGAAGATTACACGCAAGAGATTGCAGCAGAAGAGCAAGAGCAACGTGATATTAAAGAATATCAAGCAGCTGAGGCTAAAGACATTCCAAAGCCAGTAATTGATAGCTCTGTATTTACCAAAGTTCTTAATGGCATATCGACTATTTCATTAGTGATTATTTTTATATTTGCCAGCCAAGTGATGTTTTTCAGTGACACTATGGTGATGTACAGCGCTAATAAGTCGCAGTTCGAAATTGCCTGTTTTATTTGTACTGTTATTTATTTTGTTACTGCGTACTGGTCGTTAAAACGCCATAAAGTACTCAATACAGCATCGTAA
- a CDS encoding mannitol dehydrogenase family protein: MTQHQHTNALVTGLNQQSLAQLPSHVDTPSYDRSAVKAGIIHIGVGGFHRAHQAVYVNELLKTPGSEQWGICGVGLLEGNRGLRDILKQQDYLYTLTVRHPDGKIDNKVIGSMIDFLFAPEDKQAVINKLAHSDTKIVSLTITEGGYNFNPATGEFDYSNPDIINDINNPNDPITAFGYITAALKLRKEQGLGAFTVQSCDNIQHNGNVTRKMLLAFASEQDKNLSEWIEQNVSFPNAMVDRITPVSKKSDIDYVVDAYGVSDEWPITCESFTQWVIEDTFSDSRPNWDVVGAQFVTDVTPYETMKIRLLNAGHSVLGLLGSIHGYGTIDETVSDELFATYLRTFMDKEVTPNLEPLEGIDLQSYKDTLIERFANPNIKDSLARICSESSAKLPKFIIATINENLVQGRDISLATLVIATWCLYSDKGVSEKGEKLEIQDAMYKELNSYAQETQTSPIAFLKLTSLFGKLEHNEAFTAEYKKSIAALYAPNSKIKAIMQAVLEQKSN; the protein is encoded by the coding sequence ATGACGCAACATCAACACACAAACGCTCTTGTTACAGGGCTAAACCAACAAAGCTTGGCTCAATTACCAAGCCATGTTGACACACCAAGTTACGACCGTAGCGCCGTTAAAGCGGGGATTATTCATATTGGCGTGGGCGGTTTTCATCGTGCTCACCAAGCGGTATATGTTAACGAGCTTTTAAAAACCCCAGGCTCTGAGCAGTGGGGCATATGTGGTGTTGGCCTGTTAGAGGGTAACCGTGGTCTGCGTGATATTTTAAAGCAGCAAGATTACCTTTACACGCTAACTGTTAGACACCCAGACGGTAAAATAGATAACAAAGTAATTGGCTCAATGATCGACTTTTTGTTTGCTCCAGAGGACAAACAAGCGGTAATTAATAAACTCGCACACAGCGATACTAAAATTGTATCGCTTACTATTACCGAAGGCGGTTATAACTTTAACCCGGCAACGGGTGAGTTTGATTACAGCAATCCAGATATTATTAACGACATTAATAACCCGAACGACCCAATTACGGCGTTTGGTTACATTACTGCTGCGTTAAAACTGCGTAAAGAGCAAGGCTTGGGCGCGTTTACAGTACAGTCGTGCGATAACATTCAGCATAATGGTAACGTAACACGTAAAATGCTTTTAGCCTTTGCCTCAGAGCAAGACAAAAACCTAAGTGAGTGGATTGAGCAAAACGTATCGTTTCCAAATGCGATGGTTGACCGCATAACACCGGTATCTAAAAAGAGTGATATTGATTACGTGGTTGATGCCTATGGTGTTAGCGACGAGTGGCCAATTACTTGTGAGTCGTTTACACAATGGGTAATAGAGGACACATTTAGTGACTCTCGCCCAAATTGGGATGTTGTTGGTGCACAGTTTGTAACTGATGTGACGCCTTATGAAACCATGAAAATACGTTTACTTAATGCTGGGCATTCTGTGCTTGGTTTATTAGGTTCAATTCATGGTTATGGCACAATTGACGAAACGGTATCTGATGAATTATTTGCCACATACCTACGTACTTTTATGGATAAAGAAGTAACGCCAAACCTTGAACCGCTTGAAGGTATTGATCTTCAAAGCTACAAAGATACGTTAATAGAGCGTTTTGCTAACCCTAATATTAAAGACAGCCTGGCGCGTATTTGCAGTGAAAGCTCAGCTAAATTACCTAAATTTATTATTGCTACAATTAACGAAAACCTAGTACAAGGTCGAGATATATCGTTGGCAACACTTGTCATTGCTACTTGGTGTTTATACAGCGATAAAGGTGTAAGTGAAAAAGGCGAAAAGCTTGAAATTCAAGATGCGATGTACAAAGAGCTTAATTCTTACGCGCAAGAGACTCAAACTAGCCCGATTGCATTTTTAAAGTTAACGAGCTTGTTTGGTAAGCTTGAGCATAACGAAGCTTTTACTGCAGAGTATAAAAAATCGATTGCCGCGCTATACGCACCTAATAGTAAAATTAAAGCCATTATGCAGGCTGTACTTGAGCAAAAGAGTAACTAA
- a CDS encoding carbohydrate kinase family protein, with the protein MSILINHKSGENVSVSCFGEVLWDCFDSGKRLGGAPLNMCVRINSLGIKADMISAVGNDELGAELLGEIASKGVSCDYIAINSDKKTSTVEVTLDSGGSASYEIVADTAWDNIALTDELLSKVKSSDVFVFGSLIGRSETSLATLNQLVDVANFKVFDVNLRAPHYTLATLVDLMNKADFIKLNDEELYEIAKAMGCKFHSLEQNLAFIAAQTNTEYLCVTKGSHGALLTIKGENYYNSGYLISVVDTVGAGDSFLGSLIYQLCSSDCAQHAVDFACAVGAMVAESAGATPTLTHQQINEFMNP; encoded by the coding sequence ATGAGTATTTTAATTAATCATAAATCAGGCGAAAACGTAAGTGTTAGCTGCTTTGGCGAAGTGCTGTGGGATTGTTTTGACTCTGGTAAACGCTTAGGTGGCGCGCCACTTAATATGTGTGTGCGTATTAACTCACTAGGCATTAAAGCCGACATGATCAGCGCTGTTGGCAACGACGAGTTAGGCGCTGAGCTGCTCGGCGAAATTGCGAGCAAAGGCGTAAGCTGCGATTATATTGCTATTAATAGTGACAAAAAAACCAGCACGGTTGAGGTAACACTCGATAGTGGTGGCTCAGCAAGTTATGAAATAGTGGCAGATACAGCGTGGGATAATATAGCGCTTACAGATGAGTTACTGAGTAAAGTTAAAAGTAGCGATGTATTTGTATTTGGCAGCCTAATAGGGCGAAGCGAAACGTCTTTGGCAACATTAAATCAATTAGTTGATGTAGCAAACTTTAAAGTGTTTGACGTAAACCTACGTGCGCCTCACTACACATTAGCAACACTCGTAGATTTAATGAACAAAGCCGACTTCATCAAATTAAACGACGAAGAGCTATACGAAATTGCTAAAGCTATGGGTTGTAAGTTTCATTCGCTTGAGCAAAACTTAGCCTTTATTGCTGCACAAACTAATACCGAATATTTATGTGTAACTAAAGGCAGCCATGGCGCATTACTCACCATTAAAGGCGAAAACTACTATAACTCAGGCTATTTAATTAGTGTTGTTGATACAGTTGGCGCAGGGGATTCGTTTTTAGGCTCGTTAATTTATCAGCTGTGCAGTAGTGATTGCGCACAACATGCGGTTGACTTTGCTTGTGCTGTTGGTGCTATGGTCGCCGAAAGTGCCGGAGCAACACCTACTTTAACGCATCAACAAATAAATGAGTTTATGAACCCATAA
- a CDS encoding carbon starvation CstA family protein: MIIFFICITILILGYKFYSPFVEKQAGLDSTIETPQQRFSEGVDYVAIHPVRAFLIQFLNIAGVGPIFGPILGALYGPVALVWIVLGNVLGGAVHDFFSGVMSIKEDGKSLPEIAGHYYNIVFKGFMLIFTAMLLFFVGVVFIMSPAGLLSNLDFFEGTMLANNTFWVLAILAYYFLATLLPIDKIITKFYPIFGALMIVMTVAIAVSLLINAPHLPVAGDFLAYFSGDHAHDFLEPNPDGLPTWPLLFITITCGAISGFHSTQAPIIARCLTNEKYVRPVYYGAMMCEGIVGCVWALAGIAAFPEGYAGLKALLDQGGPGLVVNHIANSYLGVFGGVMAIIAVAVFPITSGDTAFRSLRLTVVDAFNIPQSLRNRLLVAIPILAIAYFMTKLDFSLIWRYFAFSNMLLSTSVLWLATKYLFDRGAFHWIASIPAVIATAVTLSYIMTAAIGLNLSSDMGKPIGAVVAVIGFITLAIVHSKHKGRVKVIN, from the coding sequence ATGATCATCTTTTTTATCTGCATCACAATTTTAATACTGGGTTATAAATTTTATAGTCCCTTTGTTGAAAAGCAAGCAGGTTTAGACTCAACGATTGAAACACCACAACAGCGCTTTAGCGAAGGTGTTGATTACGTGGCTATTCATCCTGTGCGTGCATTTTTAATTCAATTTTTAAACATCGCCGGTGTAGGTCCTATTTTTGGTCCTATTCTTGGTGCTTTATACGGGCCCGTTGCACTAGTTTGGATTGTACTAGGTAACGTGTTAGGTGGTGCTGTTCACGACTTCTTCTCAGGTGTTATGAGTATAAAAGAAGACGGGAAAAGCCTGCCAGAAATAGCCGGACATTACTACAACATTGTATTTAAAGGCTTTATGCTGATATTTACTGCCATGCTACTATTTTTTGTAGGCGTAGTATTTATTATGAGCCCTGCGGGCTTATTAAGTAACCTTGATTTTTTTGAAGGTACAATGCTGGCAAATAACACCTTTTGGGTGTTGGCTATTTTAGCGTATTACTTTTTAGCTACCTTGCTACCAATTGATAAAATTATTACTAAGTTTTACCCAATTTTTGGCGCTTTAATGATTGTAATGACAGTTGCTATTGCAGTTTCGTTATTAATTAACGCACCACACTTACCTGTTGCAGGTGACTTTTTAGCTTACTTTAGTGGTGATCATGCACATGACTTTTTAGAGCCCAACCCGGATGGTTTACCTACGTGGCCATTGTTATTTATAACAATTACCTGTGGCGCTATTAGTGGTTTTCACTCAACACAAGCACCTATTATTGCACGCTGTTTAACAAACGAAAAATATGTACGCCCGGTATATTACGGCGCCATGATGTGTGAAGGTATTGTTGGTTGTGTTTGGGCACTTGCTGGTATTGCAGCATTCCCAGAAGGTTATGCAGGTTTAAAAGCATTACTTGATCAAGGTGGCCCAGGTTTAGTAGTTAATCATATTGCTAATAGCTACTTAGGTGTATTTGGTGGTGTTATGGCTATTATTGCTGTAGCTGTATTCCCAATCACTTCAGGTGATACTGCGTTCCGTTCACTGCGTTTAACTGTAGTTGATGCGTTTAATATTCCACAAAGCTTACGTAACCGTTTATTAGTAGCGATTCCAATTTTAGCAATTGCTTACTTTATGACTAAGCTCGACTTCTCGCTTATTTGGCGCTACTTTGCGTTCTCAAACATGCTGCTTTCTACTAGCGTATTATGGCTGGCAACTAAGTACTTGTTTGACCGCGGTGCATTCCATTGGATTGCCAGTATTCCTGCAGTAATTGCCACAGCAGTGACGCTTTCATATATTATGACAGCGGCAATTGGTCTTAACCTATCAAGTGATATGGGCAAACCAATTGGTGCAGTGGTAGCAGTGATTGGTTTTATTACACTTGCCATAGTGCACTCTAAGCACAAAGGTAGAGTAAAAGTTATTAATTAA
- a CDS encoding cupin domain-containing protein: MKIAADFSKRVVVHSEKLEWVASPMAGVHRRPLDRVGDEVARATSIVRYAPGSEFSPHIHTGGEEFLVLDGVFQDEHGDYPVGSYIRNPPQSKHKPGSQGGCVIFVKLWQFQPQDRQHVCLHTKKMQGVTHPQFNNVSVISLYKDNFEEVSLLHFKPNADMVINAKDGAELLVLEGLLNEQTDTLIKNSWLRVPINSTVNAKAGSTGATVWLKTGYLTDVANQITRLKNA; encoded by the coding sequence ATGAAAATAGCCGCTGATTTTAGTAAGCGCGTTGTTGTACATAGTGAAAAACTAGAGTGGGTAGCCTCGCCAATGGCGGGAGTACATAGACGCCCTTTGGACAGAGTAGGCGATGAAGTTGCCCGCGCTACAAGCATAGTGCGCTATGCGCCTGGAAGTGAATTTTCGCCGCATATACATACAGGTGGTGAAGAGTTTTTAGTGCTCGATGGCGTATTTCAAGATGAGCACGGCGATTACCCTGTAGGTAGTTATATTCGCAATCCTCCCCAGTCAAAGCACAAACCGGGATCTCAGGGGGGCTGCGTAATATTTGTAAAATTGTGGCAGTTTCAACCACAAGATAGACAGCATGTGTGTTTACACACTAAAAAAATGCAAGGCGTTACGCACCCCCAGTTTAATAATGTTAGCGTAATTTCTTTATATAAAGATAACTTTGAAGAGGTAAGCTTACTGCACTTTAAACCTAACGCCGACATGGTTATAAATGCAAAGGATGGGGCTGAGCTGTTAGTACTTGAGGGGTTGCTTAACGAGCAAACAGATACCCTTATTAAAAATAGCTGGTTAAGAGTGCCTATTAATAGCACTGTTAATGCTAAAGCAGGAAGTACAGGCGCAACAGTCTGGCTTAAAACCGGTTATTTAACTGATGTAGCAAACCAAATCACTCGATTAAAAAATGCATAA
- a CDS encoding STAS/SEC14 domain-containing protein, whose translation MVGLTHGLSIGIERSGSEFFLTLKAVGTLTHKDYKIITPMIDSALSKVDHPIVKVLIDGSQLEGWELRAAWDDLKLGLKHGNNFKKVAVYGNKEWQATLAKVAGWFVAGKIAYFENATTAIEWLKE comes from the coding sequence ATGGTTGGTTTAACGCACGGTTTATCTATTGGCATTGAACGCTCAGGAAGTGAGTTTTTTTTAACACTAAAAGCAGTAGGCACATTAACTCACAAAGATTATAAGATTATTACGCCCATGATCGACTCAGCCCTAAGTAAAGTGGATCACCCTATAGTTAAAGTGCTGATAGATGGCTCACAATTAGAAGGTTGGGAGCTTAGAGCTGCATGGGATGACTTAAAGCTTGGGTTAAAACACGGTAACAATTTTAAAAAAGTGGCTGTTTACGGCAATAAAGAGTGGCAAGCAACCTTGGCCAAAGTAGCGGGCTGGTTTGTAGCAGGTAAAATAGCCTACTTTGAAAACGCCACCACAGCCATTGAGT